GCTTTATTGATGGTGTTTGATGGTCCTTGTCAATCGTTCACACAGTCAGCCGTCTGCTGCTGTGTCTGGCCCCCCGAAACCTCCTCCTGGGGACAGAGCCTTTGTGGTTCTCTCTGGCACTCCAGAAATTGGCTTCTCGCTCGGCCTCCTTACTGTCTCCAACCTCTGGCCTCAAGacactctccttttctcctttgtCTTTCAGTCCTTCTGACGCTAAACATAATGGGGGAACAATTTATTAAAATTCAATGCTGAACCATTTTGATGTTTTAAATGTGAGCATACTTTTTACGTAGCCCACTTATTGCTCCGAGCTGAAGTCGGTTCTGGTGATGCAAGGCTACTTCTTACACTCAATAAGAGCAGATGTCTTCTACTCACCCAGAGTCGAGTCCACTTTATGTAGGAGACTGTCGAGCACAGCTTTCACATTGTCATCCCTCTGTTCATTTCTCTCATAGTCTTCCAACTCTTTGTCCAAGAATGCATCAAGATCATTAAGAACATTTAGGACGTCTTCTGGGATCTCCATGGGCAGAGTTAGTCCTTCTGCCCTCTCCCTAGCCCTCTTGTCCAGGCCAGTTCTGCCATCCTCGATCCGTTTCAGCTCATTTATTAGGAGCTTTTGGAGTTCCTTTTTggtctttttgtttttatttttattttcatccATGTCTTGTCCATGTCCATCAACGTTAACCCCCAAAGCCTCCAGCTCTCTATTTAGTTCCTCCAGTCTGTATTTTTTCACGCGCTTCTTAATGGCTCTACCTGAACTGTGCTCATCCTGCCGTGCTGCTAGGCAGCAGGCTAAGAACCAGCAGAACCACATTAAAATCAGATAACCAGAAATCAAAGTCCGAAAATGAATTTATCAACAAATCTGAAACCAGCCAACTTCTACACAAACTCAAGAAAGAATGAACAAAAATTCCAATTTACCCTGTGTTATGTGTGACATTCTGATGTTGCCTAGCCACCTTTGTGATCCTAAACGGAATGGTATGATACAAGACTATTGTTACCAGTTAAATGTATCATTCAATGGAATCTTTGTGAAAGGtggtaaataataacaaaaaaagttaTTATTTTCAGTTACACGCTCAGCTTAAATTTAGATTTTGACATTAATAAATGAGTCAGCTAtccaaaatatatttatatgttgCGCTGATATGTGGCCGCACACATCTAGACCAAGATGAGCTGAAAAAGTTCTACTCAAAATATCTGTTTTGGGTTGGGAGGTCTGAATTTGTGTAATTATTGGAGGTCTAGAAGCATTagtgataataaaaaaaactgagTTACATACTGCAGCTTTGTATGTAGTTTGTATAGCCCGCTGTAGGCTATATCAAAGTCAAATCCCTTTCACTGAGAAGATTTGAATGTCTTAAATCCAAGGCCATTCAAACCTGCGCCGTACCTCACCATAGCTGTTGAGCTGTTAGTGAGCTGTAGCTGAGGCCTGACTGGTTCCTTTCTGTCTCCAGGACGATGAGGAGGACGAGCCCCCGAGCCCTGAGGTGCCGCGGAGACGCCGCTCCATCCAAGAGAGCCTCTCCCTGCCCGTGCCCTTCTGCGGCCATCCTGGGAACGGCCAGAGGGAGGAGGGCGCGGAGGACGCTGCCGTGAGCGTAAGCCCCAGGCCCACGGCCGATCTGTCCAGCTCCCCGTCCCCATCGGCCAACCAGCGGGCCAGCATGGAGAGCGGAGACAGCGGCAGTCTGTCCCCGCCCAAGGACACGACCTCCCCCAGCTCACCCTCCGGGTTCCTGAGGAACGTCAAGAAGAGGGAGTCCAAGGGCAAGGGCAAAGAGCCCCGAGGTAAGAGGAGACGCTCCCCAACGCTCAGCCTCTACTGCTCATACACTGCCTCTAGTGTAGGAATCAACCCGGAACGCTCAGCCTCTACTGCTCATACACTGCCTCTAGTGTAGGAATCAACCCGGAATGATCCCTGTTTATTTTGGAACTCAGATTATGTTCTGGGAATTGGAGTCATAAATAGAGAGACAGGCTTATGTGTAACCGTTTGGTGTCTCTTGGCTGGTGTCATGACCCCTTGTGAAATGTGTACGTCTTCATTTCAGATGAGTCAAACGACGGCTCATCAGCGGGGAAACCAAAAAGGCGATTTCCTGACTTTGGGTATGTTGTGGTCAGTCATGACTCATTTCACATTCCTCAGACTGGTGTAGTATAACACAGCTGAACAAGCTCTTATCCACCCCACACAGAGGCCTACGGAAATCTGGGGGCAAAGGGAAGAAACATGACAAGGACTCAGTGAGGGTGTCACTGGACAGCAGGTAGCCAGTCTGTTCACTCACCTACTGTACATGTTTTCACAATTTTAAAGTTTTAGTACATATTATCACATTCTTCTATTATAGTTTTAGTACATATTAGTACATTCTTTTATTAAAGTTTTAGTACATATTAGCACATTCTTTTATGCACGTCTGCAACATTTCTCAATAGAGTGTGTACTTTTTAGTACAAGTTTtagttttaaaatgttgtttaacTGATCTCAGATCTCCCATTGAGTACACTTGTCATGCAGGATTTCTTTGGAATTACGGGTGCACTTTTCTGCAGGATTTCCACAGAATTGGACTCCCACATGGCTGCTCTAGTGTGATTCCTAATGTAGCTATTGTGTTGCACTCAGACATGCTGCACTCTTCTTCCATCCCCAGGGGTTCAGCTGAGTTGCTGGAGGAGTCGGGGGGCAACGTGTCCCCCACGGAGTCCATGTCCTCCGTCCCCGCCTCCTGCATGCCCTTCTCCTGGTTCGGCGATAAGGACAAGGAGCGCGACCGAGAGAGGGATCCACTGTCGTCCAGCAGCAGCTTGCCCTACTCCACCACGGAGACCAGCAGCGTGCAGAGCCAGGACCGCAAAAACAAGGTGAgaggagctacacacacacacacacactgctccacaaCCAAATCCATAACCAGTCTTTTTTCATTTAGGGATAAATCAGTATTTTTATCAAAAGGAATAGAAGTTCAGAAGAACTCTAAAGTAGTGTCATAGGGATTTTGCTGCGAGTGAAACCGGGTTCAAAAACCCAGTGTTGCCTTTGGCAAGCGGTTACACTGGTGGAATTACTTTGGAGTAAGAAAAATGATCATTCTTGCTGTCGGTCGGCCATAGCGCTCTGTGCCATGTCCAGGGAAGCATAAAGAAAATTTGAGAGAGGCCGAGGTGAGGAGAGCCAGAAGTGCTCGGGGCCGTGCTGTCCTGCTGAGCTGACCCGTCGCAGCCTTTTTTTCTGGCTCGCTCTACCATGACTTGGCTAGAAATGAAGACGGTGAGTCACTGTTCAGTAATCCACAGTTCAAGGAGTACTTTCGGCTGCTTGATGGAAACGGCGAATAAAGCAGAAATAAGTGGCGTGGCGGGCAGCTGGTGTCGGGGCCTCGCCGCATATAAGAGCACCGACAGACTGACGCTGGCCAGAACAGGACCAGAGCCGGACGGTGTCCCAGGCAAACAGTCAGACCCCTTCGAAGCACATGGAGGCTCTCATTAATCAGAGAACAGAGAGTGAGGGGGCACTGTGAGGGGAGCAGAGGACAGGGGAAgtgggggaagggagggagggagggatggagggagagagaggaggatgggggtgggtagagggagggatggagggagggagagagaggaggatgggggtGGGTAGAGGAGGACTCATTGGCTCTCCAGTAGCTTAGCAGGCACACAATTATCCCCCCTTTAAATGCATCTGCTCCGATAGGCCCGACTAACACAGCTGGCACCAACGCGTAGGCCAAAGCCCCACAGGCCATCATGTCCAGTGGGAGGTCACAGAGACTCCCTCTCGTAAAATGGACGCGCAGCCCCTGATGAACATCTGATTAATCTGGAGAACATCATGTGATCTTGTCTCTTTTTTTAATATCCTTGTCCACAGTGATTTGCGAAGGCCCAGTCTCGTCACTAACACTGTCCCTCTCTCAAAACAGACAAATCTCTCCTGGTCCTCTTTATTCAGTCGCTCCTTAGATTTGGTACAGTAtcacttctgtctctctctaaacTCTGTGTGTAGTGCGCTGGAGTGTGGCTTGCCTAGTTTGCACTAGAGTGATGTAATCCTGTAGCAGCCAGTAGTGCTAATCACAAGGCCACGTGGCTGGAGGTTCTGGTGGGCTCATCAGTGTGAACGGTGAAGTGCCGTCATCTAAAAGGAGCATACTCTTGATAAATTCAATTCATCTTTTGAATAAAAgtcttttacttttattttatttttcattacaCTTTATTGTCAAGTGTACGCTTCTTTAAGTGTGAAGGCCCCATAGTTTTGGAGAGCCACCTCATCAacagatgttttgttttttccatCACTTTTTGCATCACTGGTGCCATCACTCTGAATGCTGCTTGGGATTTGCAATGAGCATATGTGCTGCATAGTCCTGTAGTTTTAGGAGCTCgtgtgctgcagtgtgtgttgtgtgttttgtgatttCTGTTGCTGTAATGCCCGATAAAGTTCCCATGCAAATCAAGTTGGCCCTGTTAATCAGGATATTCCATTAGAGGGATCAAATTACCAGGAAtaacaccatttttttttttatgttgttgttttcaaTGACTGCAATTTTCCAAAACCCAAACACAGAATGTTGGCTTATGCTATGGTGTCATGTGATTGCCATAACTATTTGTAAAGAACAACAGGGCCGGCGTGAATGGGTAACTGCTGTTTGTCAGTGTTTCGTACACATACCAGTCTGTCCATTTCAATGGATGGCTCATGGGAAAGCTGTCTCCCACATGATGATTGTCCCTGTCATAGTTAATGAATGCCTTATCTCCACTTGTTCCAGAGTTTGTCTGTTTTAGACGATTCAAACCCTGGAAGTCCCAGTTCAGACTTGACAGGGTTAGTTGCCGAGCCCAATCTCTCTGGGCGCTCGCACACTCTAGCCTTCTCGTCCAATGAGGTGAGTGGCATCCAGAACTGCATCGATTGCTTCCCCTGTCAGTCTGCGTGTGTCCCGAGTAGAAAGGCGTCCGGGGTGGTCTAACCTGGGATGAAAGCCTCTTAGTGCATGTTGAGTGTCTGCCATTGCCTTGTTAGGCTGTGACCATAGAGTTTGAGTGACTGGTGTTGCATGTTGGCTGACTTGCCTGTTCCACATCCATCTCTTTACCCGGAAATCAACTTCTTGAGAGTATTAGATATTGTCATATCTTCTATTCTCAGGGTTATTTCTTTATTGGTGTGTAAAGTAGTGTAAGCGTGTCCCAGGAGTCATTCTGCTGCATATCCGTGTGCATGACAAGACTAGCCTGAAGTAAAATAGTTAGTGAATAGTGGGTCAGAAGACAAAAGATACCTTAGTTAGATATTCTGTGTGCTTGCTCTACATTCCAGACTGCTATGAATGAAGTGAGTGTTTAGTAATAAGGATAAATACATTGCTAAGGCATAGCTGCATGTCAGTTGCTGCTCAAACTCCTTCCTTGTGGGTGTCATGTGAACATGGAGAGTgggctttgtgtttgtttgttcacaGCATGTTCTTTTCATCCCCAGACTCTAGACGACGAGCCGTTCCCCGTGGGGAAGGACTACCAGTGGCAGAACCGCCCTGTGACTGAGTGGACCACCCAGCAGGTCTGCCACTGGCTGATGGGTATGAACATGGACCAGTACACGCCGGAGTTCACCACCAAGGGTGTGGACGGCCAGCAGCTCATCAACCTGGACAGCGATAGACTCAAGGTGAAAACAAGGGGAAATTAAAGGGGAGGTCCAATCTCTCCTCCAACCCCATACGTTTTTGTCAAATTGAGTAAATTGCTGTGCAGTCCTCAGGCTGTCCTTTCAGTGTTTGCATTCAAAAAAGTACTTCAACATTCGTACACAGCTCTAGCTCAGTAAATTTGAAACAAGCATAGTGGCTCAGACTGAGCCATTAACAATCCTAGTGGATAAACACCGTACTTCAGGAGCATAGCATGGAGGGGTGCAGTTTGATTGCCTGTCGAGCTAGAATATCAACATTTCATGAAACCAAACCCAATTACAAATGGCATCTTTTAAAGGATTACATCTGCAGTGGCCTGAAGTTACCGTCCCAGGAAGTACTGACATTAATCTTTCGAGTGCAGAGATTAGTGCTGTGTCATATTTCCAAATGATCTCGGTCTCAGAGTTTCTGTCATGCCTTGACTGCCACCTTATGGGCATCTGAGAACATGCATATCAGACCAGTGTCACGTCCACCACATCACGCATGTGCTTTCCCTCCACAGGCCCTGGGTGTTGCGAGCCAGAGTGACCGGGCCACCATCAAGAAGAAGCTGAAGGACATGAAGAAGACCCAGGAGAAGCTGGAGAAGCAGCGGGAGAAGCGGGAGAAGGAGGTGCGCCGCAGCGGGAAGCTGCCCGCCTCCAACACCGACTCCGTCTGCTGAGCTCCATCTGATTCTGGACTTGACCCACGGGACCGGACTTTCCCtcgactgctgctgctgctgctgctgctgctgttgctgttgctgcacGCGAAGAACACTGACCACCCTGATGACCAGTTCCCGACCACCTGGATGAGGGCCACTTGTGGCGAGTGGGAGTGAATGACAGCACAGACAATCAACCACTTTGGCACATGCAATGCCACAGTTCACACAGATATGCAACTAGCATAGGGTTAGCGGTGCTCCTACCGGCATACCAATGTTACGAGCCAGCTATTAGCCTCAATTCCACAGGGTGTTTTAGTCCAGTCTCGCAGTGCCAAGCAAGTGCTTCTGCCCAACCTCTCATTTTTTTCTATTCCTTGATTCCCAAGTTACCCAACAGACAAGTGTGCTTTTAAATGAGTCAATTCTGTTCCACTTCACATTTCAAATTCCAACACAAATGAAATGTGATGTACCTCATGAAAATATCGTTCATCCTGACCAGTGGAAGCTAATTATTGTATTGGAGAGAAACTGTATGTAAAGAGCAAGttgaatgtgtgtttgagagagagagagagagagagagagagagagagagtagtgaaGAGCTGTCTTCCAGAACCATGCCTGGCTGCCAAGGCAAATGTTTTTTTGACAGGTTAAGGGACGTTTTAGGGGGATTTGTAGGTGTAGATGATTGTTATATAGATAATGTGTTGACTAGTGGACCAAACAGAGATGCATGTATTTTACCTAACCACTGTAGCCGAGGGCTTACCAGGAAGAAGCAGGTCTTCCTTACTGAAAATATTACAGATACAGAGTTCCATAATTGTGCACAGAGCCCCTGATTGTTTCCTGCCTTTAAATGTTTTTATACATTATTTTTGCTAGAACAACTTGCCTGTGTCCATGTACAGATCATTTTTGTTGCTGGAACCTTTGTACAGTCGATGAGGAAAAGCACTATATTGTCTTTTTAAGATACAAATGGGGAACATGATTTTAAATGTGTAAATGGATGGTTTTATATTATGAGCATATTAACTGCATACCTTTAAAAAAGCAAATTACTGATCAAGTTTCTACATTTTCTACTAAGTAGAATAGCCTGTTGTGTGaaaccttttttaaaaatggctAATCAAAAAAGGGTAGTCAGAGATGGTCCATCATCTTCCCTTGTTGACGGTGCCTGCTTTGCCTTGTTTGACCCTGTGCAGCTAACTAGAGTTTGTATCATCCAAAAGGGTACCAGACTATATCACTGTATCGCATCAGTCTTTTACATGCATAACAGCACTGTGAGAAGGCCAGGAGATGTGGCTGTTAGGTGTAATAGGTGGATGGTTTCTTTGCCAGTGTACTCCTAAATGCTATATAGTTAGCTTGTCTGCACTCATACTTATTTGCTATTCTGTTTACTACTTAGATGCTTTGATATCTGTATTTTGATGAAACTGACAATGGGATGATGCCCTTCAGACCACAACAGGCACCCAGTTACTCCTCTGGTACAAACAGTACAAGCTGTGCAAAttaaacactttatttgaagtcTGGGCAGTTTGTGCTTTGTCTTGTGTAGCGTTCATTCGCTCTTGTTCAGCAGACTTAAATGGAGTCAGTATACTAAAAATGAGATGTGACCACTTTATATTTACACACTGACTTTATTTAGCTGGCAGAGTTGAAAATATTCTCAATTCACATATGAAATTGCAACTGATGGTCTAAACCACAAAAAAATCTTCCATATGGAATTGGTCAAAGCACTTTCAGTCGCTTACACTCACAAACAActccaaacacaaacaacaaaaaagaaacaaataattAAATGAACCATAAACACATTTAGAAGCTCCTCATGGAATGTGCTGTTGGGTGATTCTGTTCAGTCTGTCTATTGTAGACAATTATATTTACTTGTTACACACAGGAGCTGTTAATGTGGGCAGTTGTCTGATAAGTTCATTTTAAACTATAGCAACTTGTGCACATCATTTGCATTCAAACGTAACAAACTAATATCATGTTTCCTATGAGTACATAGGAAATAGATTTGGGTCTTAGAATATTTTAGCTGCCCTATAACCTAAAAAAACATGAGGTCCTAGACTGAATACCCCAAGAATTGTGGATATTGTCCTATGCTTCACGTTATCGTATTGTATATCAAGGTATCAGATCCTGTAATTCATCTCcatttttcactgaaaaaaAGAGTCGATTTTCCTCAGATCTCTGTAGTGCAACAACATTGTAACTCACTCATTTGTAGAAAGACAAAAAATATACAGGGGCTAAGCAACATGCAGTTTTCCAAAGAAAGTATGGCACTAGGCTCCTGTCTGTTATGACTGGCTATTTTTATTACATCCACTGAATATGAGCTGATGTTTGACCTTTCATCGGCGGCGATCACACCCTCATATCTTCCTCTCCTCAGCAAGCAATGGAAAAACAACTCGTCAAAACTTGGAAATAATCTAGATGAGCCCACCCAGTCAGCGAGTGCGGTCTCAATCTAGAAACTGCGGAAGGTAGTCATGTCCTTGGGCTCCTTGCTGGGGACACACCAGTCGTCTGCCTCGTGAATGGTTTTGTAGTGCTTCCAGGCCGACTTGTTGTAAACAGGAAGCCTCTCTATGGACTCTGTGGACAAGGCCTGCAGAAAAGAGCATTTAGCATTTAAAGGTCCAAGTCGTTGACCTGAGTCTTGGTAAAGGTCTTTAGTTGGATAACTCACCCTGATGTATATAACAGCATCTGTACCGAAACCCTCCAGCGAGTACAACTTCAAATCGCCTTGGAAATATCTTGCATATAATCGTGAAATGGGCAACCCATATCCAAAGCCAGCCTGTATGAGTTAAAGTACTTTTTTAAAAACCAATCAGTTGGACACCATCCCAGCAGCAGGCATGCATAATAAAGTCTGATGGTACTAACGAACCACTGACACTGTCAGAGACACTAGAATCTACAGATAGTAACAACAAGTGCTAGTTGAATGACAATGACATACTCCCAAGTCATTTCTTAGAAACTTTTATCCATAGTGATGGTGTCAATCTTCCCCCCTCATTTCATATTCAGAAGTTGATTCCACCTTTGCATCATGTTCATTAGAACTGTATGACTTGCGTGCTGATGAGGCTGATGGTCTCTTACCAAAGGTGTGGCTCGTGCCGAGTCCATAGGCGGCACAGGGGCCGTAGAGTACGTGTAGGTGAATAACCGGTCAATCTTCCTTAAGGGAACTCCTCCACCACGATCACTGACCTGCCAAGGCCAACCAcaaagcaaaacacaacacatcctATAAAGGGGAACgtattactgcatactgcaacaCACCGTCCTAACCGGATCCGAGTGAGTGACTATCTTGTAGGTGTTACctgtctacactgaatcagTTAAATATGCCCTTCTATTGTGTCATATTTCGCATTTAAAATAGCAGAGCAACGCGagcaacagaaagaaaatagacacgGGGCGTCCGACAAAAGTTCTCTCAAAACGTCGCATTGCAACACGCTGCTCACGTCGCTTGCAGTCAGGACACtccaattgaaaacaatgtaTTTTAATGGGTTCTATTGCTAATGTTCGCTCGCATCACGTCCGTTTAAGACATGCCGTCAGGACACCTCAAGTCCTTATGTCACTGAGCTGATGGGATGGGACGGTACCTTTATAGTGAGATCCTCATGGCCCAAGGCCACCTGGGCCTGGACCGGGGGGTACTCGAGAGCATCCCCATACAGTTCCATGGTTGCACGCATGGCATTctgaaaaaaacacacttactcagatcctcacatacattacacacattacaACACTCAGCAAAGAATGTACTCTAGAGTGATGAAGTGCATTGTGACACGATGATTGATAAATAAACAGAAACAATTACCTTAAATAGTTCAAACAGCATATGGTAGAGATGTGATGGTACATATACCATTGTTACAGGATTTCCACTTCCTTTAACTGGGAGGAAAAAAACTACTTCAACTTGTGTTTACTTTAAATTTGTATACAGATgggtaaatgaataaatatcaaGAATGTCTGTGTAAGTGTTCTGTGGGTTACCACTGAATTCTTCTAAAATCAAGCCAGGAGAGTTCATGTAATATCGATCACAAAGGTTTCTCGCATTTTCATATGCATCTGAAATATCGCAAAAAAGCTTTACGTGAACAAGTCAATCAAAGACATCATATCCCACTGATACACTGGCACAGCTACAGCTACACAAGTCCAACATCCACAGTCAGTCGGACACAGACAAGTGAGACAGGCATAAAAAGGACCCCTACCTCTGACAACATCAGTGACCTCACAGTGAGGATCAATGCTGCCAATCTGTTTGGGATGGGCTGGGTTTACTCTCACTTTACCACCAAACAACAAAGCTACACCGCAATCAGACAAGAATATGTCATTCAACACCTACAAAATGCTCCAAATGTCTCCCATGAAACCCCCAAAGAGTGGTTCAAATGTGCTTTGTGTGCTGCACGAGTAGTGTGAGGGTAGAAAACATCTAGGCCTACGTGGCAACAAACCAAATAGCAAAGGTAAACAAATCTTTATGTCTACCTGTATGTACTTACAATACACACTAAGAACATTGATCACGTTTGCTCAAAGCATGACAATAACAAAAGTATAACGCACTATGTTGGTTAAGAAGCATCCTGATGGATATGCGGCTCATATAGAAGCGGTCCAGAAAGTACTGCATGTTCTGGCTGGTGATGGGGTCTGTGCCATAGGCCTCTTTGTACTCCACAACACCTTGGGCCATGGTAGGCACGACATCATTGTGCCTGTTACGAATCTTTATAACAGCATCTGTGAACCTGACAAAGGAAAACCGTGTCAAAAGCAGGTCTCCGGATGGGACAGAACGCAAATGTGACAGCTCTATGGAAATACAGATTACTTACGCATATGTGACTTTTTCATCATCTGCATTTTTGTCCTTGAACTCCAGAATGTCTTGAAAACTTTGCATATACCTGGGGTGCCACAGGGACAACAACCCGTTAGCTGACAAAGAGAAGTGGAGCAGCCAAATATTTCAGTAAAAGTAAACGATACACAGGCCAATAGGAGAACCGGTCTCACAGTAACATTGGAACCCTCAAATTtggtcaaaaatgaaaatgaaaaataagaGAATCAAGGCAGAATTTGACTGAAAAGAACAGTTGCATGTCCGTTTTTACTGATCCCATAGGGACCATTCCCAGCTGAGTAGAAGGAACTTACCAGCTTTGTACCAGACGTACAGAGGGGGTCCTAAGAAGATTATCTGGTAACAGATTGATTTCTTTCATTATGTTTGCCAGTCTCACCGGCAGCTCTTGTCTTAGGAAGACGAATGATGTCTTCTCGCATGCATTTTCCGATCCTGAGAATTGAAATGCAGACATCAACACCACTACAACATGATATTTAACAAAAGAC
The sequence above is a segment of the Alosa sapidissima isolate fAloSap1 chromosome 2, fAloSap1.pri, whole genome shotgun sequence genome. Coding sequences within it:
- the LOC121702748 gene encoding uncharacterized protein LOC121702748, with amino-acid sequence MWFCWFLACCLAARQDEHSSGRAIKKRVKKYRLEELNRELEALGVNVDGHGQDMDENKNKNKKTKKELQKLLINELKRIEDGRTGLDKRARERAEGLTLPMEIPEDVLNVLNDLDAFLDKELEDYERNEQRDDNVKAVLDSLLHKVDSTLASEGLKDKGEKESVLRPEVGDSKEAEREANFWSARENHKGSVPRRRFRGARHSSRRLTV
- the pdk1 gene encoding pyruvate dehydrogenase (acetyl-transferring) kinase isozyme 1, mitochondrial; amino-acid sequence: MRILRALMKNAATGKQIDYFSRFSPSPLSMKQFLDFGSENACEKTSFVFLRQELPVRLANIMKEINLLPDNLLRTPSVRLVQSWYMQSFQDILEFKDKNADDEKVTYAFTDAVIKIRNRHNDVVPTMAQGVVEYKEAYGTDPITSQNMQYFLDRFYMSRISIRMLLNQHTLLFGGKVRVNPAHPKQIGSIDPHCEVTDVVRDAYENARNLCDRYYMNSPGLILEEFSVKGSGNPVTMVYVPSHLYHMLFELFKNAMRATMELYGDALEYPPVQAQVALGHEDLTIKVSDRGGGVPLRKIDRLFTYTYSTAPVPPMDSARATPLAGFGYGLPISRLYARYFQGDLKLYSLEGFGTDAVIYIRALSTESIERLPVYNKSAWKHYKTIHEADDWCVPSKEPKDMTTFRSF